The Ricinus communis isolate WT05 ecotype wild-type chromosome 8, ASM1957865v1, whole genome shotgun sequence sequence AACTAAGTGGAATTACTATATGTTGAAAATGTCTTACCAAAATGTAACGATAGATGCACAGAGTAAAAGTAAAGAAAGATATTTGAAAGATTAATTTTACCCGTGTGGAAGATATTTCCACCATAGTAATAGGGAAAAACCatttagtaatattatatatatatatatatatatagtaatctttaattaagtaaaaaagaattacagTTGTATTGCGTTCTGATGTCAAacatagtattttaattattagttttctgaaatttaatcttttttaccACTTAATTATTTTCACTTTAAGTTCTTGATTATGAACTTAGCTCTTCATTAAGTAATCTAGCTAGAAACTCCTCTACATTATTGAGGCATTTAGCACTGTAATTCCTTTACTattcttgaaaattttagttttataattctaaaaagtctctcttttctcctttttttttttgtcaaaaacaaaaagaaatttcttttctccAAATGACCGGTATCTTTAACGTTCTGAAAAACTTTCTAGCCATCTATAACTAACCAATATGCACTGattttataatgtgatttaGAAGAGTATATAAAGAGAGTATTATGCACAACAATATAATTTCACAAGgcagataataatattagattcAAACAAATATCCGTTATAACTTTGGAGAATGAATGCACCACATAATTGAATCAACATATCAAAAGAAAACCcaaatcattatatatatggTACAATGGATGAACAAATTATCCTATTgcaaattatgaaaaaaaaaaagagttatttTATGCTCATTCTCATGCATATAGACATGCACTGATTAGATATACTCTACGTAAATCGAATAAACAATGTACCAAGAAATCTTACATAAATAACACAAGATTTCTTTGAATCACATGCATTTTAGAACTATACAAGATAGATCGAGAGTAGAGAGTTGAGTGGACTGAAGAAGGCAGAATTCAGCTGTTTATATAGAGGAAAATGTAGGTGataatgattataaataatttaaatttgttgaTGGCGTCTCCACCAAATAAGGCAAGTTGAACATGAGAAGAGGATGACCAGAATAAAATTGATGCATTGAAAGACTTTTATGCCGATTAGTATTATCCAAATTGGGTTGATATAAATGATGCGTGGAAGGAAAATGTTTTGATCCATGTTGACACTACAAATAGGGAAACTCCACCTTATGAAATAggaataacataaataaatggTAGACTTGACTTAGTTAAGGATACGTAATTCGTAgataaaaattagttattactattaattacctaaaaattaaaaattagttaatataaatacaataaaaataaatagtaccACATACACTATAGTCAGTGAATGCTAtatataggattattttcagTAATACTATATGCAATCAATTATGTGATACTTCTTCTTTGGGTTCAGAATGTATTTggtttatgtaatttttattttcatttttactttgaggaattaaaatgaaatcGGACagcccataacttgatttggATGTTTATTAGAGTTTTTATGTTGCTCTGGGAATGTTTTATATGTGGGATTCTATTTAGCTTTGCCATACATTATCTAGCCTCTCAATTAGTGACTTTTTAACTGTCTTTGTCATTGCagttttagtaaaaaaaaaaaaaaaattcttggTTAGTAccagaatatatatattgcacTATATTTTTGGATAACCAGATAAATAGAgtaattatagaatttaaaacATACATTATTACTTGGGATAATGATATAAATGGTtactaaattttgtatttaattataaaattttaatttgtttcattttagtcatccaattttaattttgttttaatttagtcaccttaaaaataaaaaattaacatgtGACAATAAcaaccaataaaaaaataattaaattagaaaatatgacatatcaattttttattagcaACGTGAGTAAATCgcaactaaaattaaagttgaatgattgaaataaaataaattaaaattttatgatcaaATTGAAACTAAGTGCAAAGTTTAGtgactatttatattattatctcttCATtactcaaaaaatatttagaatatgTGTCACACATTCAATAATTGAATGCAATATATTGAAAGTAATCAACAAAATTTCCAACACAAAAATTAGTCTAGTGATATATTCCAATTCTATTCTCCTGCTAAATACATACATACtatcattttctcattatattcttaaaatttattgaaataccaaataatttaatgaaataaatccaaatatataattgagtATGGAATTTCAAAATCTCTATGGAATTTCAAAATCTCTTTACTTGGTATGCATGCTAGTACGTTAATCTGGTAAATTGCATATTGATATTCCTTATAATAGCTGggataatttcttccaaaaattgggttatctatttttattttaatttctttttattaatgaaacaTATAATCTACTTTgtgttaaaaatttatagtatcGGATACATAAAAACGTacccataaaaataatgtcTTTCAGAAGAGCTCAAAGCTCGTTGGTTCATCTTCACTTGGACTTAATTAATCTTGAGTTTTGAATCTAAAAACTGATTGGCGTTTAGATACTTAAAACTTGGTCttgaaaatcatttattttgattgAAGTTAGTGTACAGAATAAAGCAAGCATATGATTCAAAGTTTTCACATAAATGTAGGAAGAAAACCAAATCTTACTTAAACACAACACAacgattttatttattcacacACTGCAATTATTACACAAGATTACATCATTTTATCAGCCAAATTATATGTGAAGACtgattattgaaaattaagaagaaaaagctCAAAACATTTAGTACTTAATCACCATTCTAAGGTGTATTTCACAGGCACAGTACTTCAGCATGCCACTTCTTTTTTACTTAGACAGCGATGGTGGAAATTTATACCGAGGTATATAGTGGTGATCATTTGGATTTTCATCTTTTCCATTATCAGAATGCTTATTATAATCATCCTTGATTAGGTCCTGGTGTCCGCTCAATTTTTCAGGTTCGGAACTTTCAACAGCTAAGGCTTTCCTGTTTCCTGTAGCCAAGCAAGATCCAGCTACCATCATCAGGGCAAGAGCAAGCACTAGAACCCTCATTTCTTGCACTCTTTTCTGGCTTTTCCTGTAAACTAAaccaaagaaaatgaaaacaattTTGGTCAGAGAATACATAGTAGAAGAACTCACTGAAGGCTGCTTTgaatataagaataatatcTATTTCTGTCGGAATATTGGATACATATATATGCTTACCCAAGTAAATGAAGAGCGAAATACTAGTGGAGAGGAAAGACATAACTAAGCTGCTTTTATAGAGGAGCTAGCATATAGGGCTTACGCAATTGACAGTATTATAATGAAAATTTCGTTCTATGGTCTAAAGTCAAGTGGAGTAATATCAAGTGAATTCACCACGTAATTACACTCCTTTTTGGATTTTAATGACAAGATTCTTTTCCTTGCAAATATATTAGTATAGTGACTGAGAGCATTTCATGGTTTGCACAGGAGGTGATGCTTTGATACTTCAaacattaatatatatcactcatcagaaaatatataaaaaaacaaaaaaaaagaaatataacaaaacattAGTACATAATTCcctttaaaagaatttagatgtaaggaaaaaaagaagaagcatatGCTAAACTGTTTGAGtattaattttctatcttGAATTTTCGAAAcaatatatctatatattatatattattaacaaatatttatcaattattattctatCTTTTAGTAAAAACATATGTATCACAAATCAAGAAAACCATAAAGGAAATTGGCCCTTTAAAATTTCTCATAGCTTGTTTTCTAAAGTAAacattttaattctaaaacacagtaactaaaaataagaaacaaaagtAATAGCAAACAAGATTCCTAAATGATAGATTTCGTTGATGGATGTGGAGAAATTTTGGTCAATATTGGAGAGAATTATTTTCCATGTTGGAACGAACAAAATGATGGCATTGAGAGAAAATCTTTCgtgcatatttgtgagttggCACTATAAATAGCAAAACTCCACCTTCACAATATGGCTAAGGCATAGGTAGAGTGATTGCTATAGAGAAGGCTGCATACTATGCTTGAAATACTAATCGAAAATCAGTCTACAACCAACTTGTTACTTGACACCCATCCTTCAGGGCGAGACGGCAAAATTCTAGCCACTCAATCATTACTGATGtgtttcttaattcttttccACCTTTGGTAAGACTTGTTTAATAGAGTTGTATATGCAATGATacatacttttaatattttgtagTTAAACATTagtaattgatatatattttaattatttaatatttatatttatgttaatattgtatatagattaaaataaataaatatttttatttttttagcatcTCACTCCAATACTATCTAAGTCATATCACTAGACAGTTTACACATTAGCTCCTTTACCATATCACATTGAATATCCAATGGGCCCAGGAATTAATAGTGTTGCAATTGAATTTTTAGTCATTTGAACCCagtatttatttcttctctttttcaagtcatgtaattaatttcttttttatgagtGCTGCCTTATCTTGTTTTATTACCGGTGAACCCCTTTCGCAATAATTTTCAcaaatttgttaattaaatattataataagcCAATAGAACACAAAATCCTGATGGCTTGAAGTTTTGTTTGCTATTTCTAAGCAAGTACAACAAATAGGCTAACGGATATATGGAAAGCCCCCAACAGTCATGACCTTAAGTGGAATGTAAATGGGTCATCCGTAGGCAAATCAGGTCCAGCCAGGACTGGTGGAGTTCTAAGAGATCATTCAGGTAAAGTTCTCTGTGTTTATTCTCGATCTCTTTTGGAATTCTGGACTCTAATGCTGCAGAAGTGGTAGGAATTCGTAAAGCCTTGCAACTGACTTATGAAAATCCATCCATTTAGTTCAACAACTTGATCATTGAATCCGGCTCCTCGAATGCTATCACTTGGATCAATAAGATTTGTGTTTGATTGAAACCTAAGGAAACTCTTTGCCAACACTTCCTTCATCCATGCTACGGAGGAATGTACCCATATGGCAGATGCACTTGCAAAACAGGGAAACTCGAGGAGTTTGAAGTTTATAGTTTGGATTTTGATGGTCTCTTGTATTGTAGTGGTTCTTATCTTCAGTTGATAATGTTTTGCTAAACTTGCTGTACCAAGTCGCTTTACTCTCttgttatttttctcctttgtACTCTGATTTTCTCCAGGTTTTTTCACTTAACTTTGTAATTGTCTAGGTTGGGTTTTTTGGATGGATCTAGTGATCCAGGATTAGTTCACGCAAAttacaagttaaatatttcctgattttattaacaaaacaaacccattttatcaagaaaagaaaataggcTAACGGATGCTGATCATACACCCAATGCTTCAACTCTACAAGGcaacatctttttttttttgtttgatcttGCAACAATCGCGTTCTTCACATTAAagagttataattaatttaaatatccTAACTTTACACAGAATCAATTGCTTTGGTTTCAACCTTTGTCTCACTGAACCAGAATACATATCAAATAGGGTAGTGATCTTCATGTAGCCATTATGATTGTCATGCCCGCTGAAATTTTAGTTTCaatcttttctattttggtATCATTCATATACATCTTATGTTAAACAAAGATAGTTTACAATCTAGCATATAATTCATTAATTGAGGGACAACATAGAAGATGCACTactttttagtataataaacattatatatactaaatatttaacacataaatataatcaAGTTTTACTCACTTCCGCCACCGTTGCCGCCATAGTTAATTCTGTCTATAGATGTAATGGTAGTACGTAGTTGACAGTGATTCCTGGATTACCAGCATTGACATCCTTGTTCTTATCAAGGTGTTGAGCATTTCTACTGTGAAAGATTTCACCAAGCAAGATTAGAGCAAGCCCTACAAGCCTCATTCTTACACTACTCTTGATTGGACTGGATTGATTTTTGGCtgttttcaaaaagaaattgaagaaagtTAAATCCTATGAGAAGTAAGCTGATCagcttctcttcttcttctttctcttccttCAATTTTTGTCTATAATaatttgttgtttttattaataaagcaTGATAAACACTTACATTTAAGTCGATCTGCCGAAGCTGATAAGTGAGACTCAATACATCCGATGATTTTCCCAACTCAACTCAATTGTTCATCCAGCTGCATGATGCAACTTGCTGCtgtattatttcttctttgtgGATGTAATTAGAAAGAAATCTTCCagatgaaaaagaattattttttcttttttctttaagaacaaaatgataatttaaataaaaaatagaatagcTAGATTTTATCATTAATGAAATGAGGGATAATTATACCAATGGTCACTTCATTTTACACtaagtttcattttaattatatattcttttttatttcattacaGTCATTTAACTTTAAGTTGGGTAACAAATTAGTcacttttctaaaatttagtAGTTTAATTCACTAGAACAATGACATGTCTAAAACATCTAATGTTAGACTAACacgtattttaaaaaattgacaagTTACTGTCCGTAGTTATAAAATCATTTAACTAAACTATTAACTCAATCAAAATCAAACCTAACTTTAGGCTTTAGAAATCCTTTAGGTTTTAGAAATCCTTTAggctttaataataaatcttggctacaataataataacaacaaacaaaaaagaaaaaagatgaaaaataaaaaaggaaagagagtCCAACCGTCAAATTAGTAATGTTTTTGCACTTGTTTGTATTTAAgctataatttcttttatgtttcttaCATGTCCACATGTCTATTTGATAATGTACGATTGGTTCCTATTTAGTGCAAAAACTTCAATATTAAATGAGTATCTAgctactaaattaattaaatctgaatactaattacaaaatgatgAGAATGTAGAACTTACAGTACATGATAGCATGTTTTCCTAGTTGTCCATAATGCTAGATTATTGAAATCGAGTTTTTAAAATTGGGATTCAGTGCTTCGCTTCAAAGTTTCAGAATTAGAGATTTCATTTTATAGTATTagagattttatattatagattTAAGAGATTTAGAGAATTTTTTTTCGATAAATAAACAATCAGATTTTAGACAAGTGACCAATCtgttatcaaatttaaagtt is a genomic window containing:
- the LOC125370891 gene encoding uncharacterized protein LOC125370891 → MSFLSTSISLFIYLVYRKSQKRVQEMRVLVLALALMMVAGSCLATGNRKALAVESSEPEKLSGHQDLIKDDYNKHSDNGKDENPNDHHYIPRYKFPPSLSK